The following is a genomic window from Bacteroidia bacterium.
CGAGCGAGGCCGAACTGCGATCCGAAGTCAAACTGGGGTACAGGGCTCCGTATGTTCTCGCGCTCAGCAGGCGGGTTGCTTCCGGGGTGCTGGATATCGAGGCGTTCAGAACATCCACCGCTCCGGCAGAGGAATTGTACAAGGAACTGCTGCGACTCGAAGGAGTCGGTCCTTACGCCGCCGGCAATCTCCTCAAACTGCTCGGGCGTTTCGACTATCTCGGTCTCGACAGTTGGTGCCGCGCGTCATTCTCGAAACTGCACGGAAATGGCGCAACCGTGTCCGACGCCGAGATCGAGCGCTTTTACGCAGCATATGACGAGTGGAAGGGCCTTGTGATGTGGCTCGACGTCACGCAACACTGGTACGCGGAAAAATTCCCCTTCCTCGCCCAAACGTGATGCACCGTCCGAGCGCTCCCTCCGTAACGGTGCATGCCTGCCCGTTATCGAATCCCGTAGTCGTACCATTGAGAAAATATCCCCTTCGCCTGCTTCCGGCAATACTCACGATGCGTTCAACCATCTCCCGCTTCCCGCTCCGCCGTCTCTCTCTTTTTTCCGCATTGCTCTGTGTCGTATTCACGCCGATGCACGCTCAGGAGGAGGATTACGTACGCCTACACCGCGAAGCCGTGGTGGTCGACGGACACAACGATGTACTGGGACGCGTCGTTTCGGGCACGCGTGTGGATGTGCGGGGCTCGACCGGACATTCCGATCTTCCCCGTTTCCGCGAGGGAGAACTGGACGTGCAGGTGTTCAGCATCTGGGTCCATCCGAAGAAGGGTGTGCGCGATGGTTGGATCAGCGTCCGTGCGCAGCTGGACTCGCTCCATGCCATCGCGAAAAGGCATCCTTCGCAGCTGCGTCTGGTGCGAACGGCGCGGGAATTCGACGCGGCGTCCGCAGCGGGAGCGTTGGCCGCAGTCATCAGCATCGAGGGGAGCAGTGCACTGGACGGAAAACCGGAACGCATCAGGGAGTTGCACGCAAAAGGACTGCGCGTTTTCGCCCCCACCTGGAACTACAGCGTGGACTGGGCTTCCTCATCAGTGGATGAAGCCGCGGGTAAGAAATCCATAGGTCTCACCCATCATGGCAAGCGGCTCGTGCGTCTGCTGGACTCGCTCGGTATCATTCTCGACATCTCGCATCTAGGCGCTCGTGCAGCGGCCGATGCGCTGTCCGTCACCCGCAATCCCGTGATCGCCTCCCATTCATCGTGTGCCGCGCTGAGACCGCATCATCGCAACCTTACGGACGAACAACTCCGCACCGTGGCGAAGCGCGGTGGCGTGGTGATGATCAACTTTTTCCCGCCCTTCCTTCTTTCCGGTATGACCTCCGCCAAAGTCGCCGCGACACGCAAGCTCTGCACAGCGTTGGATATACTTGCCGCGAAACACCCACGTCGTGGTACCGCGTTTCTGAAAGAATATGACAGACTACTCGCTTCCGCCCGCAAGAGCGGGCTTCCGACGCTGCTGGACGTCGCGGACCACATCGATCACGCGGTGCGCATCGCTGGTGCCGCATCGGTGGGGCTGGGATCGGATTTCGACGGCATCCCCTATGCGCCAGCCGGCCTGCACGATGTCACCTGGCTTCCAATGCTGACGCGCGAGTTGTTGCGGCGCGGACACAGCGAAGGCACAGTCGAGGGGATTCTCGGAAAGAATTTCCTGCGTGTGTTCCGGCAGGTGTGCAAAGAATAACAGAAGGATTCTTCACGGAGAGCCGGGGTTGGGAGAGCGAGAGGCAGTGACGACGCACACGCGCTCAAGGCCACTCTCGACGCACCGCGCACGCGTGCAAATTCACACATTTTGCGCACTCGCCGGGATTTGCGATCTTTGTATGATCCGTCATTTTTTCCGCATATCTGGAAATTCACATACCATCAGTTCAAGGACAGACGCATGAAAATTCATGAGTACCAGGGAAAGGACATTCTGAAACGCTTCAACGTCCCCACTCCTCAAGGCGGTGTCGCCACATCCCCCGCGCAAGCGGTGAAGGTCGCGCAGAAGCTCGGCGGATCCCTGTGGGTCGTCAAATCGCAGATACATGCGGGCGGTCGTGGCAAGGGAAATATCTATGATCCCAAAACCCGGGCGCTCATTCTCGATGGCGGTGTCAAGGTCGCGAAATCCCTGAAGGAAGTCGAGGAATACACGGCGAAAATGTTGAAGAACCTGCTCGTGACCATACAGACCGGTGAAGAAGGAAAGATCGTCAACCGCGTCCTGATCGAGCAGGGAGTGAACATCGCGAAGGAATTCTATGCCGGTATGCTTCTCGACCGCGCACAGTCCAGGAACATTATGATGGTATCCACCGAGGGCGGCATGGAAATCGAGAAAGTCGCGGAAGAAACACCGGAGAAAATTCTCAAAGCCGTCATCGATCCCACCATCGGTTTCCAGGCCTATCAGGCGCGCGAACTCGCGTTCGGTCTGGGCCTGAGCGGCGCGGCGTTCAAGAATGCCGTCAACTTCATGATGAAGCTCGCGCACGCGTACGAGGAACTCGACGCCTCGATGTTCGAAATCAATCCCCTGGTCCTGACCAAGGAAGGCGAGATGATCGCGCTCGACGCCAAAGTTGCGCTCGATGACAACGCGCTGTATCGTCACAGCGATTTCGGCGCAATGCGTGACACCACCGAAGAAGCTCCGCTGGAAGTGGAGGCATCCAAATTCAACCTGAACTACATCAAGCTCGATGGCAACGTCGGCTGTATGGTCAACGGCGCAGGTCTCGCCATGGCGACGATGGACATCATCAAGCTCGCCGGCGGCGAACCCGCGAATTTCCTCGACGTGGGCGGCGGCGCGAGTGCCGAGACCACGGAGCAAGGATTCCGCATCATCCTGAGCGATCCGAACGTGAAAGCGATTCTGATCAACATATTCGGCGGCATCGTCCGCTGCGACCGCATCGCCAACGGCGTCGTCCAGGCCGCAAAAAATCTCAAGCAGCTGAACGTTCCTCTCGTCGTC
Proteins encoded in this region:
- a CDS encoding dipeptidase, whose amino-acid sequence is MRSTISRFPLRRLSLFSALLCVVFTPMHAQEEDYVRLHREAVVVDGHNDVLGRVVSGTRVDVRGSTGHSDLPRFREGELDVQVFSIWVHPKKGVRDGWISVRAQLDSLHAIAKRHPSQLRLVRTAREFDAASAAGALAAVISIEGSSALDGKPERIRELHAKGLRVFAPTWNYSVDWASSSVDEAAGKKSIGLTHHGKRLVRLLDSLGIILDISHLGARAAADALSVTRNPVIASHSSCAALRPHHRNLTDEQLRTVAKRGGVVMINFFPPFLLSGMTSAKVAATRKLCTALDILAAKHPRRGTAFLKEYDRLLASARKSGLPTLLDVADHIDHAVRIAGAASVGLGSDFDGIPYAPAGLHDVTWLPMLTRELLRRGHSEGTVEGILGKNFLRVFRQVCKE
- the sucC gene encoding ADP-forming succinate--CoA ligase subunit beta, whose translation is MKIHEYQGKDILKRFNVPTPQGGVATSPAQAVKVAQKLGGSLWVVKSQIHAGGRGKGNIYDPKTRALILDGGVKVAKSLKEVEEYTAKMLKNLLVTIQTGEEGKIVNRVLIEQGVNIAKEFYAGMLLDRAQSRNIMMVSTEGGMEIEKVAEETPEKILKAVIDPTIGFQAYQARELAFGLGLSGAAFKNAVNFMMKLAHAYEELDASMFEINPLVLTKEGEMIALDAKVALDDNALYRHSDFGAMRDTTEEAPLEVEASKFNLNYIKLDGNVGCMVNGAGLAMATMDIIKLAGGEPANFLDVGGGASAETTEQGFRIILSDPNVKAILINIFGGIVRCDRIANGVVQAAKNLKQLNVPLVVRLAGTNAEEAAVILEKSGMNFMVAHNFKEAAEQVTQALAARN